In a genomic window of Nostoc sp. UHCC 0870:
- a CDS encoding efflux RND transporter permease subunit — translation MFVDFFIKRPVFSTACALFILLVGAISIPTLPIARFPDISPTQINVAANYTGASAEVVESGVTNILERQINGVEGVKYITSSSSNDGSSNITVTFDASRDKDIAAVDVQNRVSAAEAQLPDVVQRTGVRVTKQSNNILLAIGLYTDNQEYDNIFLSNYADLYLTDALKRVKGVGEVRIFGERRYAMRLWLDPNRLASRSLTTEDVTNALAEQNLQVGAGRIGQEPAPKGQQYQLDVRAVSRLTNAKEFEELVLKTENDGTLIKLKDVGRAELGAENYNTFLRFRAKDAVGLGIYQVPGSNALDVARGVKEAMVRLAPSFPPGMQYQVAFDTTMFVEESLSEVVKTLLMAVVLVVLVIFVFLQDWRTTLIPALTIPLALVGTFAFVKVFNFSINSLTLFGLTLASGMVVDDAIVVVEQISRFIQEKGMNPRRAASESMAELFGAVIATSLVLMAVFIPVAFFPGTTGALYRQFALTIAFSIVVSTFLALTLTPSLCALLLRPGQKASGWLGRIFDQINRFLDAVREKYRRSLSLLIRFKSIVIGLFIVSLGLTAWLYTSVPTAFLPDEDQGYFITLIQGPQGVSLQYTSDVMAQVEKEILPLPEVVGTFAVGGFSFSGSTANTGIVFTTLKPWAERTRPDQSVQAIIGKLQGKLLSIPEARVFPVNPPGIQGLGNFGGFTFQLQDRRGNSGLENLVQTMGQLLGRANQTPGLQAVFSTFAANTPQLLVEVDRNKAKALQISIDDIFSTLQTSLGSRYVNDFNLQQRNYRVYVQADQQFRANPKDIGQLYVRSQTNQMIPLSNLVKITSIVGAQTINHYNLFRSIEINGAAAPGFSSGDAITKMAQVAQAVLPVGYDYEWSGTSLEEQESGGLAPLIFGLGLVFVFLVLAAQYENYVDPIIILLAVPLAIFGALVAQSMRGFANDVYCQIGLVMLIGLASKNAILIVEFANQLREEGLPIAKAAIEAAQERLRPILMTAFSTLIGIFPLTIATGAGAGSRQSLGTAVFGGMLIATFLSLFVVPILYIVIKTMTESFLKPNQKPALETGATSLDRKTAASATKTND, via the coding sequence ATGTTTGTTGACTTCTTTATTAAGCGGCCAGTATTTTCTACCGCCTGCGCGTTATTTATTCTGCTGGTAGGAGCAATCAGTATTCCCACATTACCTATTGCGCGTTTCCCAGATATTAGCCCTACTCAAATCAACGTTGCTGCTAACTACACTGGTGCGAGTGCAGAAGTAGTGGAAAGCGGTGTCACTAACATCTTAGAACGGCAAATTAACGGTGTTGAGGGAGTAAAATATATTACTTCCAGCAGCAGTAACGACGGTTCAAGCAATATCACAGTGACTTTTGATGCCTCGCGGGATAAAGATATTGCCGCCGTCGATGTTCAAAATCGTGTTTCTGCTGCCGAAGCTCAATTACCAGATGTTGTGCAGCGTACAGGAGTGCGGGTCACTAAGCAATCTAATAACATTTTGTTAGCGATCGGCTTATACACTGACAATCAGGAATATGACAATATATTCCTCAGTAATTATGCTGACCTTTACTTAACAGATGCTTTAAAAAGAGTTAAGGGTGTGGGTGAAGTGCGGATTTTTGGGGAACGCCGCTATGCTATGCGTTTGTGGTTAGATCCTAATCGCCTGGCTAGTCGGAGTTTAACTACAGAAGATGTCACCAATGCGTTGGCGGAACAAAACCTGCAAGTTGGTGCGGGGAGAATTGGACAAGAACCTGCACCCAAAGGACAACAATATCAACTGGATGTGCGGGCAGTTAGCCGACTAACGAATGCAAAAGAGTTTGAAGAACTTGTCCTGAAAACTGAGAATGATGGCACTTTAATTAAACTCAAAGATGTTGGTAGAGCCGAACTAGGGGCAGAAAATTACAATACATTTTTACGATTTCGTGCCAAAGATGCCGTCGGTTTAGGGATTTATCAAGTTCCGGGAAGTAACGCCTTGGATGTAGCCAGGGGAGTTAAAGAGGCAATGGTGCGATTAGCTCCGAGTTTTCCCCCAGGAATGCAATATCAGGTAGCTTTTGACACGACAATGTTTGTCGAGGAATCATTGTCAGAAGTGGTTAAAACACTATTAATGGCAGTGGTGTTAGTGGTACTGGTGATTTTTGTCTTTTTACAAGACTGGCGGACTACCTTAATTCCAGCGTTGACTATTCCCTTGGCTTTGGTGGGAACGTTCGCTTTTGTGAAAGTTTTTAACTTTTCGATTAATAGTTTGACTTTGTTTGGTTTGACTTTAGCATCAGGGATGGTTGTAGATGATGCCATTGTTGTAGTTGAGCAGATTAGCCGTTTTATTCAAGAAAAAGGGATGAATCCCCGCCGTGCTGCTAGTGAGTCAATGGCAGAACTATTTGGTGCAGTCATTGCGACTTCCTTAGTATTGATGGCGGTGTTTATTCCTGTGGCGTTCTTTCCCGGAACTACTGGCGCACTGTATCGACAATTTGCCTTAACGATCGCCTTCTCAATTGTCGTTTCTACATTTTTGGCTTTAACTCTGACACCATCTTTGTGTGCTTTATTACTGCGTCCAGGACAAAAAGCATCAGGTTGGCTGGGTCGGATTTTTGATCAGATTAATCGCTTCCTCGATGCAGTCAGGGAAAAATATAGGCGATCGCTATCCTTACTCATCCGCTTTAAAAGCATTGTAATTGGTCTATTCATAGTTTCCTTGGGCTTGACAGCTTGGCTATACACCTCAGTTCCTACAGCCTTTTTACCCGATGAAGACCAAGGTTATTTCATCACCCTTATTCAAGGGCCGCAAGGGGTTTCTCTACAATACACGAGTGATGTGATGGCACAGGTAGAAAAAGAAATCCTCCCACTACCTGAAGTTGTCGGAACTTTTGCTGTGGGAGGTTTTAGTTTTAGTGGTAGTACAGCCAACACTGGTATTGTGTTCACCACCTTAAAACCTTGGGCTGAACGTACCAGACCCGACCAATCAGTACAAGCAATTATTGGTAAACTACAAGGGAAATTATTATCCATCCCAGAAGCTAGAGTCTTTCCTGTCAACCCACCGGGAATTCAGGGTTTGGGTAACTTTGGCGGCTTTACCTTTCAACTCCAAGACCGCCGAGGGAATAGCGGTTTAGAAAATCTGGTGCAGACAATGGGACAGTTACTTGGTCGCGCCAACCAAACACCAGGATTACAAGCGGTGTTTAGTACCTTTGCGGCTAATACACCACAGCTACTAGTAGAAGTAGACCGCAACAAAGCCAAAGCACTGCAAATTTCCATTGATGATATTTTCAGTACCTTACAAACTTCTTTGGGTTCTCGATATGTGAACGATTTTAATCTGCAACAGCGTAACTATCGCGTGTATGTGCAAGCAGACCAACAGTTTCGCGCTAATCCCAAAGATATTGGACAATTGTATGTGCGATCGCAAACTAATCAAATGATTCCCCTGAGTAATTTAGTCAAAATTACTTCAATAGTGGGCGCGCAAACAATTAACCATTACAATCTATTTCGCTCAATAGAAATTAACGGTGCGGCTGCGCCTGGCTTTAGTTCCGGTGATGCAATTACAAAAATGGCACAAGTAGCCCAAGCAGTTTTACCCGTCGGCTATGATTATGAATGGTCTGGGACTTCCTTAGAAGAACAAGAATCAGGCGGTTTAGCACCCCTCATCTTTGGGTTAGGACTAGTATTTGTGTTTTTGGTACTAGCAGCCCAATATGAGAACTACGTAGACCCAATCATCATTCTTTTAGCTGTACCTCTAGCAATTTTTGGCGCACTGGTAGCCCAATCAATGCGGGGTTTTGCTAATGATGTTTACTGTCAAATTGGTTTGGTAATGTTGATTGGTTTGGCTAGTAAGAATGCGATTTTGATTGTAGAGTTTGCTAACCAACTACGAGAAGAAGGCCTTCCCATCGCCAAAGCAGCAATTGAAGCGGCTCAAGAACGTTTACGCCCAATTCTCATGACTGCCTTTTCAACACTCATCGGTATTTTTCCCTTAACTATTGCCACAGGTGCAGGTGCAGGAAGTCGTCAATCTTTAGGAACAGCAGTGTTTGGCGGAATGCTAATCGCTACTTTTTTAAGCTTGTTTGTCGTGCCAATCTTGTATATTGTAATTAAGACAATGACTGAAAGTTTCTTGAAACCAAATCAGAAGCCAGCCTTAGAAACAGGTGCAACTTCATTGGATAGAAAAACTGCGGCTTCAGCCACAAAAACCAATGATTAA